The following proteins are co-located in the Pseudomonas synxantha genome:
- the glnL gene encoding nitrogen regulation protein NR(II), producing the protein MTISDALHRLLLDNLTTATILLNADLRLEYMNPAAEMLLAISGQRSHGQFISELFTESAEALSSLRQAVEQAHPFTKREAMLTALTGQTLTVDYAVTPILSNGATLLLLEVHPRDRLLRITKEEAQLSKQETSKMLVRGLAHEIKNPLGGIRGAAQLLARELPEEHLKDYTNVIIEEADRLRNLVDRMLGSNKLPSLALTNVHEVLERVCHLVEAESQGCITLVRDYDPSIPDVLIDREQMIQAVLNIVRNAMQAISSQNELRLGRISLRTRALRQFTIGHVRHRLVTKVEIIDNGPGIPTELQETIFFPMVSGRPDGTGLGLAITQNIISQHQGLIECESHPGHTTFSIFLPLEQGAPTT; encoded by the coding sequence ATGACCATCAGCGATGCACTGCACCGTTTGTTACTCGACAACCTGACCACCGCGACCATCCTGCTCAATGCCGACCTGCGCCTTGAGTACATGAACCCGGCGGCCGAGATGCTTCTGGCCATCAGCGGCCAGCGCAGCCATGGGCAGTTCATCAGCGAGTTGTTCACCGAGTCGGCCGAGGCCTTGAGCTCGTTGCGCCAGGCGGTGGAGCAGGCGCACCCGTTCACCAAGCGCGAAGCAATGCTCACTGCTCTCACCGGCCAGACCCTGACCGTCGATTACGCCGTGACCCCGATCCTGAGCAACGGCGCCACCCTGCTGTTGCTCGAAGTGCATCCTCGCGACCGATTGCTGCGCATCACCAAGGAAGAGGCGCAACTGTCCAAGCAGGAAACCAGCAAGATGCTGGTACGCGGCCTGGCCCATGAGATCAAGAACCCCCTGGGCGGCATTCGCGGCGCCGCGCAGTTGCTGGCCCGCGAGCTGCCGGAGGAGCATCTCAAGGACTACACCAACGTCATCATTGAAGAGGCCGACCGCCTGCGCAACCTGGTGGACCGCATGCTCGGCTCCAACAAGCTGCCGTCCCTGGCATTGACCAACGTGCATGAGGTGCTGGAGCGCGTGTGCCATCTGGTCGAGGCCGAGAGCCAGGGCTGCATCACCCTGGTACGCGACTACGACCCAAGCATTCCCGACGTATTGATCGACCGCGAGCAGATGATCCAGGCGGTGCTCAATATCGTGCGCAACGCCATGCAGGCCATCAGCAGCCAGAACGAGCTGCGCCTGGGCCGCATCAGCCTGCGCACCCGCGCCCTGCGCCAGTTCACCATCGGCCATGTGCGCCATCGCCTGGTAACCAAGGTCGAGATAATCGACAACGGCCCGGGCATCCCGACCGAATTGCAGGAAACCATCTTCTTTCCCATGGTCAGCGGCCGCCCGGACGGTACCGGGCTGGGCCTGGCCATTACCCAGAACATCATCAGCCAGCACCAGGGCCTGATCGAATGTGAAAGCCATCCTGGCCACACCACGTTCTCGATCTTCCTGCCATTGGAACAAGGAGCCCCCACGACATGA
- a CDS encoding chorismate mutase → MKHKFVFALLVVSAGVYAAPPTLEPLLNSIAERLEIADQVALSKWDSHKPVEDQKREQEVIASVVAQAPSYKLDPAAAEQFFSAQIEANKLVQYTHLSDWQFQGKAPDDPRPDLVKQIRPQLDELQKRLLQQLADFTPQRTDPQCPQWLAEAVHEPLNDPLRQLAMIRATAELCIYKG, encoded by the coding sequence TTGAAACATAAATTCGTGTTCGCCCTGCTGGTCGTCAGCGCCGGTGTTTACGCCGCCCCACCTACCTTGGAGCCACTGCTCAACAGCATCGCCGAACGCCTGGAGATTGCCGACCAGGTGGCCTTGAGCAAATGGGACAGCCACAAGCCCGTCGAAGACCAAAAACGCGAGCAGGAAGTGATCGCCAGCGTCGTCGCCCAAGCCCCGAGCTACAAGCTTGACCCCGCCGCCGCCGAGCAGTTTTTCTCGGCACAGATCGAAGCGAACAAACTGGTGCAATACACCCACCTGTCCGACTGGCAGTTCCAGGGCAAGGCACCGGACGATCCGCGCCCGGACCTGGTCAAGCAGATTCGCCCGCAGTTGGATGAGCTTCAAAAACGTCTGCTGCAACAACTGGCCGACTTCACCCCACAACGCACCGACCCGCAGTGCCCGCAGTGGCTGGCCGAGGCGGTGCATGAGCCTTTGAACGATCCGCTGCGCCAACTGGCAATGATCCGCGCCACCGCCGAACTCTGCATCTATAAAGGTTAA